In Xanthomonas sp. SI, the following are encoded in one genomic region:
- the rnpA gene encoding ribonuclease P protein component encodes MNHPDPRRRFPRSARVRTSAEYRVVFDAARRCSEPLMSLHWRSADHPARLGLAVSRKVDKRAVVRNRIKRVLRDATRHLLPWLAPGDYVVVARSAAAQASGEQLRQAYLRLLRRAGALPAPAADGTMPPPLSPSSPTSKSEPVSG; translated from the coding sequence GTGAATCATCCCGACCCGCGTAGGCGATTTCCTCGCTCTGCGCGGGTTCGCACGTCTGCGGAATACCGCGTCGTGTTCGATGCCGCACGCCGCTGCTCCGAACCGCTGATGAGCCTGCACTGGCGCAGCGCCGATCACCCTGCGCGGCTCGGCCTTGCCGTGTCGCGCAAGGTCGACAAGCGCGCCGTGGTCCGCAATCGCATCAAACGCGTCCTGCGCGACGCCACGCGGCATCTGCTGCCGTGGCTGGCGCCGGGCGACTATGTGGTGGTGGCGCGCAGCGCCGCCGCCCAGGCCAGTGGCGAACAGCTGCGTCAGGCCTATCTGCGCCTGCTGCGTCGCGCTGGCGCATTGCCGGCCCCGGCTGCGGACGGCACAATGCCGCCGCCCCTCTCTCCTTCTTCCCCCACTTCCAAGTCAGAACCCGTTTCTGGCTGA